In one Desulfonatronum sp. SC1 genomic region, the following are encoded:
- the ybgF gene encoding tol-pal system protein YbgF, protein MKYRLIILLISLLMASCMASRSEMDTLSARVWDQEQQQRRLQGQLAALDQELTRLLTEMEGVSTPMRATQANLWAEVEALRIQTATMQGQMEELQRMLQGDRPGEGGGHIADLGRQVAYLDRSVTMIASQLALDLGPRPDAPVAGRPDLPGLPDGPDQLVMVDPDALMPGRPQPLMVPSTADDPAQALYDLALQAFHDRNYVQAQRMWQEFATTFPQHPLLSNALFWQGESFFQMEDYGQAVLAYQDVISKHPQSNKYAASMLKQGASFFRLGKDRAGVLVLEDLVNRFPDQPEAARAKTLLDEQRGR, encoded by the coding sequence ATGAAATACCGTTTGATTATCTTACTGATCAGCCTGCTCATGGCCTCCTGTATGGCGTCCAGGAGCGAGATGGACACCCTGTCCGCCCGGGTCTGGGACCAGGAGCAGCAGCAGCGCCGGTTGCAGGGCCAGTTGGCCGCCCTGGATCAGGAACTGACCAGGTTGCTGACGGAAATGGAAGGGGTGAGCACCCCAATGCGCGCCACCCAGGCCAACCTGTGGGCAGAGGTCGAAGCCCTGCGCATCCAGACCGCCACCATGCAGGGCCAGATGGAAGAGTTGCAGCGCATGCTCCAGGGGGATCGCCCTGGTGAAGGCGGCGGACATATCGCGGATTTGGGCCGTCAGGTGGCCTACCTGGACCGTTCCGTGACCATGATCGCCAGCCAGTTGGCGCTGGATTTGGGACCGCGGCCGGACGCCCCGGTCGCTGGGCGGCCGGACTTGCCGGGTTTGCCGGATGGGCCGGATCAACTGGTCATGGTCGATCCGGACGCTTTGATGCCGGGCCGCCCGCAACCGCTGATGGTCCCGTCCACCGCGGACGATCCGGCCCAAGCCTTGTACGATTTGGCCCTGCAGGCCTTCCACGACCGCAACTACGTCCAGGCCCAGCGGATGTGGCAGGAATTCGCCACGACTTTTCCCCAGCATCCTCTGCTGTCCAACGCCTTGTTCTGGCAGGGTGAAAGCTTTTTCCAGATGGAAGATTACGGCCAAGCCGTACTGGCCTACCAGGACGTGATCAGCAAACATCCCCAGAGCAATAAGTACGCGGCGTCCATGCTCAAGCAAGGGGCGTCCTTTTTCCGTCTAGGCAAGGATAGAGCCGGGGTGCTGGTCTTGGAAGATCTGGTCAATCGGTTTCCGGATCAGCCCGAGGCCGCCCGGGCCAAAACTCTACTGGATGAGCAGCGTGGGCGATAG
- the lspA gene encoding signal peptidase II → MAPRYRLVLTLALVVLVLDQVTKLWVASSLPLWTSKTVIPGFFNLVHVLNKGAAFGFLSDLDASWRPYFFLGVTALAVVLILHLLRTVPREDTVLFTALGLILGGALGNLIDRIRLGEVVDFLDFYIGQYHWPAFNVADIAISIGSVLLLVSVYRTRRYGLTSKDDD, encoded by the coding sequence ATGGCGCCCCGGTATCGTCTTGTTTTGACCCTGGCCCTGGTGGTGCTGGTCCTGGACCAGGTTACCAAGCTCTGGGTGGCGTCCTCGTTGCCTTTGTGGACGTCCAAGACCGTGATTCCCGGCTTTTTCAATCTGGTGCACGTCCTGAACAAGGGTGCGGCCTTCGGCTTCCTGAGCGATCTGGACGCCTCGTGGCGGCCGTATTTCTTTCTGGGCGTGACCGCCCTGGCCGTGGTCCTGATCCTGCACCTGCTCCGCACCGTGCCCAGGGAGGATACCGTTTTGTTCACGGCTCTGGGCCTGATTCTGGGCGGAGCCCTGGGCAATCTGATCGACCGGATCCGCCTGGGCGAGGTGGTCGACTTTCTGGACTTCTACATCGGCCAGTACCATTGGCCGGCGTTCAACGTGGCGGATATCGCCATCAGCATTGGCTCGGTCCTGCTCCTGGTTTCGGTTTACCGCACCCGGCGTTACGGCTTGACTTCCAAGGACGACGACTGA
- a CDS encoding PLD nuclease N-terminal domain-containing protein, with amino-acid sequence MFDLPTSQLVLILGLLTLPILPNLWAIWHSFHSEFATPQEKMVWIAASVFLPVLGGLAYLIWGRKRARREQ; translated from the coding sequence ATGTTTGACCTGCCGACATCGCAACTTGTCTTGATCCTGGGGCTTTTGACCTTACCCATTCTGCCCAACCTATGGGCCATCTGGCATTCCTTTCACTCGGAATTTGCCACGCCCCAGGAAAAAATGGTTTGGATCGCGGCCAGCGTGTTCCTGCCCGTTCTGGGCGGACTGGCTTATTTGATCTGGGGCCGTAAACGAGCCCGGAGGGAACAATGA
- the ileS gene encoding isoleucine--tRNA ligase: MTDYKKTLNLPQTSFPMRANLSQNEPKMLAFWEKINAYNAMIAPNAGAQTYVLHDGPPYANGHIHLGTALNKVLKDIIVKSRNMQGLRAEYVPGWDCHGLPIELKVEQEFKLKQKSVSTLEIRARCREYATKYLDIQREEFKRLGVLGVWDDPYLTMKPAYEAATARELAKFMAKGAVVRNKKPVHWCCSCETALAEAEVEYGEHGSPSIYVAFPVNDPRLAEVFPGQGEAVTSIVIWTTTPWTIPDNMAVAVHPEFAYALVQVKMAEGDARFILAEELVPRLKEVFGWDEVQVLASVLGQRLEGLQAAHPFYDRPSPVVLANYVTLEAGTGCVHTAPGHGRDDYETGLRYGLETLSPLDDRGCFYPQTELVGGLNVFKANPKVIEILEQNGRLLAQEKISHSYPHCWRCRKPVIFRATMQWFISMQADDLRGKALHEIDEKVRWIPAWGRERIHNMIANRPDWCISRQRNWGVPIVALICKECGHTYTDPDWVVSVVDRFAGHERGADYWFEAVLDEVVPAGLVCPDCASTSWEKEDDILDVWFDSGTSFAAVLEQRTECTFPADLYLEGSDQHRGWFHSSLLASVGTRGVAPYKAVLTHGYVVDANGRKMSKSVGNVIAPQEIIKQYGAEILRLWVASEDYQDDVRISTETLNRLVDAYRRIRNTCRFLLGNLSDFRPAEHAVDVDRLLPLDRFALDLFTRRHAKIAEAYERYEFHKVFHTLHNMCVTDLSAFYLDIVKDRLYVSAPDGLARRSAQTVLWRTLEMLLTDMAPVLSFTAEEVYQHLPEDVRGASPSVFGLRFQDPDMSATSGAPDESMAEEARQAWETVIRARAETTKAIEPVRKSGVVGHSLDTEVTLYVHDDLLDVLRPMAPMLREVFIVSKVEVRPESEATESRTSGGDAPDLFVSEEVDGLRIAVAPAPGTKCPRCWVYSEELAADDAETGEGVCPRCREALEGW; encoded by the coding sequence ATGACCGATTACAAGAAAACCCTGAACTTGCCCCAAACGTCCTTTCCCATGCGGGCCAACCTGAGTCAGAATGAACCCAAGATGCTGGCTTTCTGGGAAAAAATTAACGCCTACAATGCCATGATCGCCCCCAATGCCGGGGCGCAAACCTACGTTCTTCATGACGGCCCGCCGTATGCCAACGGTCATATTCACCTGGGCACGGCCCTGAACAAAGTGCTCAAGGACATCATTGTCAAGTCCCGGAACATGCAGGGGCTGCGTGCCGAGTACGTGCCCGGTTGGGACTGTCACGGGCTGCCCATTGAACTCAAGGTGGAGCAGGAGTTCAAGCTGAAGCAGAAGTCCGTTTCCACCCTGGAAATCCGGGCCCGGTGCCGGGAGTACGCTACCAAGTATCTGGACATTCAGCGCGAGGAGTTCAAGCGTTTGGGTGTGCTGGGCGTCTGGGACGACCCGTATCTGACCATGAAGCCCGCTTATGAGGCGGCCACGGCCAGGGAGTTGGCCAAGTTCATGGCCAAGGGAGCGGTGGTCCGGAACAAGAAGCCGGTGCACTGGTGTTGCTCCTGTGAAACGGCCCTGGCCGAGGCCGAAGTGGAGTACGGGGAGCATGGTTCCCCATCCATTTACGTGGCCTTTCCGGTGAACGACCCCAGGCTGGCCGAAGTGTTTCCGGGGCAGGGCGAGGCTGTGACGTCCATCGTGATCTGGACCACCACCCCCTGGACCATTCCGGACAACATGGCCGTGGCCGTGCATCCGGAGTTTGCATATGCCCTGGTTCAGGTCAAAATGGCTGAGGGAGATGCGCGGTTCATCCTGGCCGAGGAATTGGTTCCCAGGTTGAAGGAAGTCTTCGGTTGGGACGAGGTTCAGGTGCTGGCCAGTGTGCTCGGGCAACGCCTGGAGGGACTGCAGGCCGCGCATCCGTTTTACGATCGTCCTTCTCCGGTGGTTCTGGCTAATTATGTGACCTTGGAGGCCGGTACCGGCTGCGTGCATACGGCCCCCGGGCATGGCCGGGACGACTATGAAACCGGATTGCGCTACGGTCTGGAGACCCTTTCTCCTCTGGACGACCGAGGTTGTTTCTATCCTCAGACCGAGTTGGTGGGCGGACTGAACGTCTTCAAGGCCAATCCCAAGGTGATCGAGATCCTGGAGCAAAACGGCAGATTGCTGGCCCAGGAGAAAATCTCCCACTCCTACCCGCATTGCTGGCGCTGCCGCAAGCCGGTGATTTTCCGGGCCACCATGCAGTGGTTCATCTCCATGCAGGCCGATGATCTGCGCGGCAAGGCCCTGCATGAAATCGACGAGAAGGTACGCTGGATTCCAGCCTGGGGCCGGGAGCGGATCCACAACATGATCGCGAACCGTCCGGACTGGTGCATCTCCCGGCAGCGCAACTGGGGCGTGCCCATCGTGGCCCTGATCTGCAAGGAGTGCGGCCATACCTATACGGACCCGGACTGGGTCGTTTCCGTGGTGGACCGGTTCGCGGGGCATGAACGGGGAGCGGACTACTGGTTCGAGGCCGTCCTGGACGAGGTGGTTCCAGCTGGTCTGGTCTGCCCGGACTGCGCTTCAACCTCCTGGGAAAAGGAGGACGACATCCTGGACGTCTGGTTCGATTCCGGAACGAGTTTCGCAGCTGTTTTGGAACAGCGCACGGAATGCACGTTCCCGGCGGACCTGTATCTGGAAGGATCGGACCAGCATCGCGGCTGGTTCCACAGCTCGCTTCTGGCCTCCGTGGGCACACGGGGCGTGGCGCCCTACAAAGCGGTTTTGACGCATGGCTACGTGGTAGACGCCAATGGCCGCAAAATGTCAAAATCCGTGGGCAACGTCATCGCTCCCCAGGAGATAATCAAGCAGTACGGCGCGGAAATTCTGCGGCTCTGGGTGGCCTCCGAGGACTATCAGGACGACGTGCGCATTTCCACGGAAACCTTGAACCGTCTGGTGGACGCCTACCGCCGCATCCGCAACACCTGCCGGTTCCTGCTGGGCAACCTTTCCGACTTCCGGCCCGCGGAGCACGCCGTGGACGTGGACCGGCTCCTACCCCTGGATCGGTTCGCCCTGGATCTGTTCACCCGGCGGCATGCCAAAATCGCCGAGGCCTACGAACGGTACGAGTTTCACAAGGTGTTCCATACTTTGCACAATATGTGCGTCACGGATCTGAGCGCCTTTTACCTGGATATCGTCAAGGATCGCCTGTATGTCTCGGCCCCTGACGGCTTGGCCAGGCGTTCGGCCCAGACCGTGCTCTGGCGGACCCTGGAGATGCTGCTCACGGATATGGCTCCGGTTCTGAGTTTTACCGCGGAGGAGGTGTATCAACACCTGCCCGAGGACGTCCGCGGGGCGTCTCCCAGCGTCTTCGGCCTGCGTTTTCAAGACCCGGATATGTCGGCTACATCGGGTGCGCCCGATGAGTCTATGGCCGAAGAGGCTCGCCAAGCCTGGGAAACCGTTATCCGGGCCCGGGCCGAGACCACCAAGGCCATCGAGCCGGTACGTAAGTCCGGTGTCGTGGGGCATTCCCTGGATACGGAGGTGACCCTGTACGTCCATGACGACCTGCTGGACGTGCTCCGGCCCATGGCCCCGATGCTCAGGGAAGTCTTCATCGTCTCCAAGGTGGAGGTCCGTCCGGAAAGCGAAGCGACGGAAAGTCGGACATCGGGCGGCGATGCTCCCGATCTTTTCGTCAGCGAGGAGGTCGACGGGCTGCGCATCGCAGTGGCTCCGGCTCCAGGGACGAAATGCCCTCGTTGCTGGGTCTACAGCGAGGAACTTGCCGCGGATGACGCGGAGACCGGTGAGGGCGTTTGTCCGCGCTGCCGGGAAGCCCTGGAGGGTTGGTAA